In the genome of Armatimonadota bacterium, the window GGGGCTTCTCCTGAGTCGTCTGGAGGCTTCATCATCTCCTGTTCCTGCGCGGCGGTCAGTTGCTCCAGCGCCTGCTTGGCCGCGGAGTAGCTCGGATCGAGTCCCAGAGCGCGCAGGTATTCGTCCTTCGCGAGAGTCGAGTTGTGCGCCTTCTGATAGGCCACCCCGAGGTTGTAATGAATCTGCGGTGAGGTAGGCGCTACGTCAATCGCCTTCTCGAGAATCTCGATCACGTTCTCGAGGTCGTCCTGCCGGAAATACGCCAGCCCGAGATAGAGGTAGATCTGCGGATCGGACGGGTCCAGCTCGAGAGCCTGCTTCAGGGCCTCGATTCCCTGCTCGATCAGGCCCTGCCGGAGAAACTCCAGTCCTTGGTCACGGGGGCTTTGTCCTTCAGCCGTCATCGCTTTGTCCCTCCTGTCATGGAGCGGAGCGGCCTGCTGGGGTACAGCACGCGGCTAGTCAACGATCAGAGAGTGGTTTCAACAACCGGAGAGATATTTCCTGCTTGAACGCTGCGGAAGTATGGTGCAACGCGCCTCATACCGTCAAATGAGTCCTGGCGGCTCGGCAGGTACTCCCCGGCTGCTTGACCGCAGCAGGCCCGGACCCGTATACTGTGCGTGGTATGTCCTTCAACAAGCCGACCCGTTCCATCAGCTTCGACGACGAAGGTGCGGTGCTGAGCGATTCCGGTGAGGGATCGTCGCCGCTCGATCAGCGCAGTAGCGTCCTTTCCGTGCGCCAGCTCTCTGCATGCATCCGCGCTATGTTCGAGACCGAGGAGGCGATGCAGAACGTCTGGGTGCGCGGCGAGGTGAGCAATCTCACCAGGCATTCGAGCGGGCATATCTACTTCTCTCTCAAGGACGAATCGGCCGCTATACGCTGCGTGATCTGGTCCAACGTGGCGAAGAGTGGCCGGTTCGAAATCTCGAACGGCATGAAGATCATCGTCCGCGGACGGGTGACCGTATACGAGAGACAGGGGTACTACCAGATTGCCGTGAACGAGGTCACCCCCGACGGCGTCGGCGCGCTCTACGTTGCGTACGAGCAGCTCAAAGCAAGACTCCAGGCAGAGGGGCTCTTTGAGGACGAGCGGAAGATTGCGATCCCGCGGTTTTCCAGCAAGGTCGCTGTCGTCACGTCCCGGACTGCCGCTGCCCTTCGGGACATCGTCACGATTGCGGCGCGGCGTTGGCCGGCCGCGAGCATCATCCTCGTGCCGAGCCTGATGCAGGGAGACGGTGCTGAGGATGCTGTTGTGGAGGCGGTCCGTACCGCGGACGCCCTTCCGGATGTTGATGTCGTCATCGTGGCGCGCGGTGGAGGCTCGATTGAGGACCTTTGGACGTTCAACACGGAATCGGTCGCAAGGGCGATCGCCGCCGCTGAGAAGCCTGTGGTTTCCGCGATCGGGCACGAGACCGACTACACCCTGGCCGACTTCGTGGCCGACCTCCGGGCGCCGACGCCGTCAGCCGCGGCGGAACTAGTGTTCCCGGACTCGAAGGAAGTGTTGGGGAAGATCGCCCATCTACGCGATGCTATGACCGATGCGCTCAGGCAGTATGTCGTCGACCGAAGGAGCAGGCTCGAAGCCGCGCTGCGTTCGAGGTGCTTTGCCCATCCAGAGGACTTGTTGCGCGACGACTGGCAGACGGTGGATGCCTTCTCGATGCGCATCTCCTCGTCTGCTAAGGAGTTCGTCACGCAGTGTGAGAACCGGCTCGGCAAGGCGGCTGCCCGGCTCGACGCCCTCAGCCCGCTTCGAGTGCTGGCCAGAGGATATGCCGTGGTGCGAAGGCTGGACGACGGCCGGGTTGTCCACGAGGCCTCGAACGTCGCGGCGGGCGATGTGATCGAGACGCTGCTCTCGAACGGGCGGTTGATATCCGAAGTGAAGGAGACTCATGAGAGGTGGGACTGATGGCCGATAGCGAACAGACATTCGAGGATGCCTTGGCGCGGCTCGAGGAGGTCGCGGAGCAGTTGGACGCCGGGAAGCTGCCGCTCGATGAGAGGCTTGCGCTCTACGAGGAAGGGATGAAGCTTGTTCGTGAGTGCAACCGTCAACTCACCGAGGTTCAGGGGAAGCTCGAGGTACTGATCAAGGACGGTAGCGAAGTCTCCACAGAGCCCCTGGAGTTGTAGTCCGTCGTGGCGTCTGTCAACGTACTCGCTCCGGGGCGACGATGAATGGCCTTCACGGTCGATTCGGGCCGCCGCGAGCGCGCCCGCCGTCACCTTGAGGCGGCCCACATCGCGCCTCTCCGATCAACCCTCGCTTGACACGCGAGCGCCGCTCGGTTAGACTGTACGAGCGTACGCAGCCTCGCGCAACGAAGGCTGCTTCGCCAAGACCACTCGGTGCTGAACCCTGATAAGACTTCTGTCTCGGAGGACTCATTCATGTCTGATTCATCCTCGAGCTGCTGCAAGTGCGGCTGCTCCGATCCCGCTTCAAAGACGATCTGCTGCCTCGTGCTCGGATGCGATGAGCGCGCGAAGGGTTTCATGCCCGGTTGGGACGTCGAACTTGCCCGCCAGAAGCTACTCTTCTTCACCACGCCTTCCGACTTTGCCCGAAGGTTCAACGACGCAACAGGGTGCCTCTCGACCGCGTTCCAATCGGCCGACCTCCAGGCCAGGAAGAAGTGCATCTCTTTCCTCCTCGGAGTAACCGATTCGCTCGCTTCCGTCGTCGAACTGCGCCATAACCTGCAGAGCGCGGCGCTCCACGGCGATCAGTGTTTGAGCGACGATGCCGTTGCCAAGGTGCGTGGCGAGGGCGCGAAGCTGCTCGCCGAATGGGAGGCCGCCGCCCCGGACGCCGCGCGCCTTGCCCTCGACGAGATCAAGCTCGAAGACCTTGCGGTGAACAAGGGTGACAACATCTTCATCGCGTGGGCGAAGGACTGGCAGAAGCTTACTGGGGCAGATCCGTATGCCTCGATCGCCGAGCACCTGAAGTGCTTCGCGGCTCTGTATCAGCCGAAGAACTACTACGTGAAGCTCTTCCTCGCGTGGGAGCGCGGCGATACCAGGACCCAGTTCTTCAACGACTACGGCATGCAGGCCGCCAGATGCCGCAAGATCGGGAGCCTCGGGGGTACGACGAACCCCGCGATCGCCGTCATGGGCGAGGACGACCTCGATGCCAAGGGAAACATCCACGGCGAGGAAGCGGCCGCCTTCATCACCCGCTTCCCGAACAAGTGGAAGGCCGTCCGCGCCGTTATCGCCAGGGACCAGAAGGCCCGGAACGAGGCAGACGACTGGGGGGCGACCAAGTTTACGGAGTGGGTCGTCGTGGACGCGATGCTCGCGCTCCGTCCCGTCTTTCTGATGCGGGGCCTGGGGCGCGTCGCCTTCCAACTGCGGCCCGACTGGCACGACCAGGAGGAGAAGTGCGTCCGCGCCGGCGGCGAAATATACGCCGTCCTTGGCGAGAGGGTCAGGCAGTTCGACGACATCCTGCTCGAAGGGGCCGGGGAGCCGTATGTCTCCAAGGCCGCCCCGAGGGTCGGCAAGGCTAACAACCACTTCAAGGTATCATGCACCGGCCCAGTCGCCCTGAACGTCGTCCGCGCGTTCAACGCCGGATACCATCCTGACTTCCCCGATGCGTTGAAGGAGCGGATGTTCACCAACATGACCCTGAGCTACGAAGTCCCGCAGATGGTCGCCACATGGTGCGCGGTCAACGAGGGCATCCGGCAGTGGGAGAAGCGCAACGGCGAGAAGGCGGACGACGGGCTCGGCGGATCGGTCATCACTTCGATGATCGGCCGCTTCAACGATGCCATCCGGGTCTACCGCGTCGAGCAGCTCCTCAACTCGCTTCCCCAGGATTCGCCGTTCAGGTCGGAGATCAAGCCCGCCGCCGTCAAGTCGCTGGAC includes:
- the xseA gene encoding exodeoxyribonuclease VII large subunit; amino-acid sequence: MSFNKPTRSISFDDEGAVLSDSGEGSSPLDQRSSVLSVRQLSACIRAMFETEEAMQNVWVRGEVSNLTRHSSGHIYFSLKDESAAIRCVIWSNVAKSGRFEISNGMKIIVRGRVTVYERQGYYQIAVNEVTPDGVGALYVAYEQLKARLQAEGLFEDERKIAIPRFSSKVAVVTSRTAAALRDIVTIAARRWPAASIILVPSLMQGDGAEDAVVEAVRTADALPDVDVVIVARGGGSIEDLWTFNTESVARAIAAAEKPVVSAIGHETDYTLADFVADLRAPTPSAAAELVFPDSKEVLGKIAHLRDAMTDALRQYVVDRRSRLEAALRSRCFAHPEDLLRDDWQTVDAFSMRISSSAKEFVTQCENRLGKAAARLDALSPLRVLARGYAVVRRLDDGRVVHEASNVAAGDVIETLLSNGRLISEVKETHERWD
- a CDS encoding tetratricopeptide repeat protein; translated protein: MTAEGQSPRDQGLEFLRQGLIEQGIEALKQALELDPSDPQIYLYLGLAYFRQDDLENVIEILEKAIDVAPTSPQIHYNLGVAYQKAHNSTLAKDEYLRALGLDPSYSAAKQALEQLTAAQEQEMMKPPDDSGEAPAEA
- the xseB gene encoding exodeoxyribonuclease VII small subunit, which produces MADSEQTFEDALARLEEVAEQLDAGKLPLDERLALYEEGMKLVRECNRQLTEVQGKLEVLIKDGSEVSTEPLEL